From Coffea arabica cultivar ET-39 chromosome 9c, Coffea Arabica ET-39 HiFi, whole genome shotgun sequence, one genomic window encodes:
- the LOC113709074 gene encoding beta-glucosidase 42-like, with protein MTNNTVERRKRAIEDERKTIYQSKQPFLSSSDFPPVFVFGIATSAYQVEGGSNEGGRGPSIWDDFSHTPGNICDGSNGDVGADQYHRYNASEDIELITKLGFKAYRFSISWTRIFPGKSQPLQGLEVLLYDMKSFTSITCLYPSDIPKKFSQMLRSPCLSLNCILIGTIILGFFVFLVTADGLGSIVNDEGIMHYDNLINAFISKVVTKRCRKAKVEQKYNLRMKSVPPFVEKYFAIYAETCFTRFSDRVKKWITINEPRQTAINGYCTGINAPGRHDHSLSEPLLAAHHQLLAHAEAVSIYRNKFKDKQGGQIGIALDCEWAEALSEREEVYDPASKLALYLDPIFYGDYPETMRERLGEKLPEFSQKDKELLRNSLDFVGLNHYTTRFIVDAETNSEDNDVFYRVQGMERIAEWEGGEVIGEKAASPWLYVVPWGIWKLLNYMASRHNNTAIYITENGAPH; from the exons ATGACTAACAATACTGTGGAA AGAAGAAAAAGAGCGATAGAAGACGAACGGAAGACTATTTACCAGTCCAAACAgcctttcctctcttcttctgaTTTCCCTCCAGTCTTCGTCTTCGGCATTGCAACTTCCGCTTACCAG GTGGAAGGAGGGAGCAATGAGGGAGGTAGGGGTCCTAGCATCTGGGATGATTTTTCCCATACACCAG GCAATATTTGTGATGGAAGCAATGGAGATGTTGGTGCCGACCAATATCACCGTTACAATgcatct GAAGATATTGAACTCATAACCAAGCTGGGTTTTAAGGCATATCGCTTTTCCATATCATGGACAAGAATCTTTCCTGGTAAATCTCAACCACTGCAGGGGCTAGA GGTGCTGCTCTAT GACATGAAGAGTTTTACCTCAATCACCTGTCTCTACCCTTCAGATATTCCTAAAAAGTTTTCTCAAATGCTAAGATCTCCTTGTCTCTCCTTGAACTGCATCTTAATTGGTACCATTATCTTGGGTTTCTTTGTCTTCCTTGTCACTGCAGATGGTCTGGGATCCATAGTCAATGATGAAGGGATAATGCACTATGACAATCTAATTAATGCTTTTATCAGCAAGG TTGTAACCAAAAGGTGTAGAAAGGCAAAGGTGGAACAGAAATATAACCTCAGAATGAAAAGTGTACCTCCATTTGTTGA AAAATATTTTGCCATCTATGCAGAAACTTGCTTTACAAGATTCAGCGACAGAGTCAAGAAGTGGATTACCATCAATGAGCCACGTCAAACTGCAATTAATGGATATTGTACTGGCATAAATGCACCAGGAAGGCATGATCATTCTTTATCTGAGCCATTATTGGCAGCACATCACCAGCTATTGGCTCATGCTGAAGCTGTCTCCATATACAGAAACAAATTCAAG GACAAGCAAGGAGGACAAATAGGCATAGCGTTGGATTGTGAATGGGCAGAGGCGTTGTCAGAGAGGGAGGAAGTATACGATCCTGCCAGCAAACTTGCTTT GTACTTGGATCCTATATTTTATGGAGATTATCCAGAAACAATGCGAGAAAGACTTGGAGAAAAGCTTCCagaattttctcagaaggataAAGAGCTGCTTAGAAATTCACTGGACTTTGTTGGTTTAAACCATTATACCACAAGGTTTATTGTTGATGCAGAGACCAACAGTGAAGACAACGATGTCTTCTATAGAGTCCAGGGGATGGAAAGAATTG CTGAATGGGAAGGAGGCGAAGTGATTGGTGAGAAG GCAGCATCACCATGGCTATATGTTGTTCCTTGGGGCATATGGAAACTTCTCAATTACATGGCGAGCAGACACAATAATACTGCTATTTATATCACCGAGAATGGTGCGCCTCATTGA